A portion of the Malania oleifera isolate guangnan ecotype guangnan chromosome 3, ASM2987363v1, whole genome shotgun sequence genome contains these proteins:
- the LOC131151381 gene encoding probable disease resistance protein At4g27220 codes for MNKVKKAGRVIQQGRDSAKASTGSQTFENMDIWGNILKSIELVQSICISIGECWSYKQILQENMKKLKENMDKLISREKDTKKELENVEYQFQKEPKAEVENWLKSVESKRGEVDEIEHVAKKRRYFSRPKFLRKIENITKEVNEVFDRGIFPNGVVNDTYLDKGLALPRAKLVGEATAKRNLEKIWEILMKEDIRSVGVYGMGGVGKTTIVTHIHNRLLENSHVFGSIFWVTVSQESSVHILQNKIALKLNVDFKGDEVEITRAAMLLEALNARKKFVFILDDMWESYSIEGVGIPINEGSKGKLIITSRSSEVCQQMCQKIIKVEPLSTEEAWSLFKEKLGPHTVLIDPEVERIAKSVAKECAGLPLAIITIAGSLIGVCDIYEWNNALDELKQHAPDITQNVKDVYKRLKFSYDRLKNEKMQQCLLYCALFPEDHDIPRVELIRYWICEGLIDEMDTRQQEYNRGHSRLNELINVCLLQSSVSHPHNCVKMHDVIRDMALDIARSDKQMFMVKAGAQLEELPNNRNWQGSLERISLMRNFLGRGAEDFTSPMCPLLSTLLLNDNERLTKMSNIFFASMPSLIVLDLSSTGIERVPDSLSSLTNLRALLLKTCPKLKYVPSLAQLKKLRELDLQKSEKCGALMGIEELCDLKFLDLCGMSIKWMFPQTERGGKEVLPKLRQLQCIGVGGKDMQVDQLSVLTKLESIKLWGLDPLKFNNYVKSEAWKKLKRYFLSLSVDVLQLPEILFGRQLCIDYRGVRNSSEIGELSLMLPSNVQELILRGCNDFCSLLDFSSSLKNAEDLERCKFESCQGMHYLWANNCCIATTDSNIMPLFLPRLETLVLRDLQNLKALLKLQEGAVGRGGLEQSLSPVSSGSFSNLKLLAILECHNVKYIFPFGFAQKHLQNLEIMFVHDCKNIENIISAVDGDEEEEGVHQERSKNSMFMFPKLQELWLGYLPKLQGLICGNKGSMVSDYLQEIHIYGCPNLKSLPISISMHDNDIGTVSSVLPPPTTIKRIIRAKRNQFDAMEWADKSLFKLIPVTGPSIKLQLMFHKALVRRALFQALMSKTLRPPSSLRRQTSFQATKGLFFPPHINALQNRADKANDELIDLQQLLHDNHSNTDIQKRMVEKQKEAYRLGEANIIFLAQLAKGKYLKESDKSMSFFHAFMRRHTSRNHILVVMKNNGEQTNSQMQGTYRVVTIGVGLLCSDSRSKGVGAEMLDDESAARRREQRCRRR; via the exons ATGGATATTTGGGGGAACATATTGAAGAGCATTGAGCTAGTGCAGAGTATATGCATCTCCATTGGAGAGTGTTGGAGCTATAAgcaaattcttcaagaaaatatgaaaaagttAAAGGAGAACATGGATAAGTTGATTAGCCGAGAAAAGGACACTAAAAAAGAACTAGAGAATGTTGAGTACCAGTTTCAAAAGGAACCCAAGGCAGAGGTTGAAAATTGGTTGAAAAGTGTAGAAAGCAAAAGAGGAGAAGTTGACGAAATAGAACATGTAGCTAAGAAAAGAAGATATTTCTCACGACCTAAGTtcttaagaaaaattgagaataTTACTAAAGAAGTAAATGAAGTTTTTGATAGGGGCATATTTCCTAATGGGGTTGTTAACGACACATATTTAGATAAAGGACTTGCATTACCTCGCGCAAAACTAGTAGGTGAAGCTACAGCCAAGAGAAATCTTGAAAAGATTTGGGAAATATTGATGAAAGAGGACATTAGAAGTGTGGGAGTTTATGGAATGGGAGGAGTGGGCAAAACAACCATTGTAACACACATCCACAACCGACTCTTGGAAAATTCGCATGTCTTTGGTTCTATATTTTGGGTCACTGTATCTCAAGAATCAAGTGTTCATATCTTGCAAAATAAGATTGCATTAAAATTGAATGTGGATTTTAAAGGAGATGAAGTCGAAATCACAAGGGCAGCTATGTTGTTGGAAGCATTGAATGCTAGAAAGAAATTTGTCTTTATTTTAGATGATATGTGGGAAAGTTATTCTATAGAGGGTGTGGGAATTCCTATTAATGAAGGTAGCAAGGGGAAGTTGATCATAACTTCTCGGTCGTCAGAAGTGTGTCAACAAATGTGCCAAAAAATTATCAAAGTTGAGCCACTTTCAACTGAAGAAGCTTGGAGCCTATTCAAGGAAAAATTAGGGCCTCACACTGTTCTTATTGATCCTGAAGTTGAAAGAATTGCGAAATCTGTTGCCAAAGAATGTGCTGGTTTGCCCCTTGCAATCATCACAATAGCAGGAAGCTTGATTGGAGTGTGTGACATTTATGAGTGGAATAATGCTTTAGACGAATTGAAACAACATGCTCCAGATATCACTCAAAATGTAAAGGATGTATATAAGCGCTTAAAGTTTAGTTATGATCGATTGAAGAATGAAAAGATGCAGCAGTGTCTTTTGTATTGTGCCTTGTTTCCGGAAGATCATGACATTCCAAGAGTGGAATTGATACGGTATTGGATTTGTGAGGGACTAATAGATGAAATGGATACTAGGCAACAGGAGTATAATCGAGGCCACTCTAGATTGAATGAACTCATAAATGTATGTTTACTACAAAGTTCTGTAAGTCATCCTCATAATTGTGTAAAGATGCATGATGTGATAAGAGACATGGCCCTTGATATTGCAAGATCGGATAAGCAAATGTTTATGGTGAAAGCTGGTGCCCAACTAGAAGAGCTCCCAAATAATAGAAATTGGCAAGGGAGTCTAGAGAGGATTTCATTAATGAGAAATTTTTTAGGTAGAGGGGCGGAAGATTTTACCTCACCGATGTGCCCTTTGTTGTCTACTTTGTTGCTAAATGATAATGAAAGATTAACAAAGATGTCCAATATCTTTTTTGCAAGTATGCCAAGTTTGATTGTTTTAGACTTGTCTAGTACAGGCATTGAGCGTGTTCCTGACTCCCTCTCAAGCTTGACGAACCTAAGAGCACTATTGCTTAAAACATGCCCAAAATTAAAGTATGTTCCTTCTTTGGCACAACTCAAAAAATTAAGGGAACTTGATCTTCAGAAAAGTGAAAAATGTGGAGCTCTTATGGGCATCGAAGAATTATGTGACCTCAAATTCCTGGACTTGTGCGGTATGTCCATCAAATGGATGTTTCCTCAAACTGAAAGAGGGGGCAAGGAGGTCCTCCCCAAGCTAAGGCAGTTGCAGTGCATTGGAGTTGGAGGAAAAGATATGCAGGTGGATCAACTCTCTGTCTTGACAAAGTTAGAAAGTATCAAACTCTGGGGCCTTGACCCTCTCAAGTTTAACAATTATGTAAAATCTGAGGCTTGGAAAAAGTTGAAGCGCTACTTCCTTAGCTTATCGGTGGATGTTCTTCAGCTACCAGAAATACTGTTTGGCAGACAATTATGTATAGATTATCGTGGGGTTCGTAATAGTTCAGAAATAGGGGAATTATCCCTCATGCTCCCTTCAAATGTCCAAGAGTTGATTTTAAGGGGATGCAATGATTTCTGCAGCTTGTTAGATTTTTCGTCTTCTTTGAAGAATGCTGAGGATTTAGAGAGATGTAAATTTGAGTCCTGCCAAGGGATGCACTACTTGTGGGCAAATAATTGTTGCATTGCCACCACCGATTCTAATATTATGCCTTTATTTTTACCACGACTAGAGACCTTGGTGTTGCGTGATTTGCAAAACCTCAAAGCCCTCTTAAAGCTTCAGGAGGGTGCAGTTGGAAGGGGAGGACTAGAACAATCACTGTCGCCAGTATCGAGTGGAAGCTTTTCCAATCTTAAGCTGCTAGCCATTTTGGAATGTCATAATGTAAAGTATATATTTCCTTTTGGGTTTGCACAGAAACACCTCCAAAACCTTGAGATTATGTTTGTGCACGACTGTAAAAATATTGAGAATATCATTTCAGCGGTAGacggagatgaagaagaagagggggTGCATCAGGAAAGGAGCAAGAATTCCATGTTCATGTTCCCAAAATTACAAGAATTGTGGTTAGGATATCTACCCAAGTTGCAGGGGTTAATATGTGGTAATAAGGGGAGCATGGTCAGTGACTATTTGCAAGAAATACACATATATGGATGCCCAAATCTGAAGAGCCTCCCTATTTCCATTTCTATGCATGATAATGATATTGGCACGGTGTCATCTGTTCTTCCTCCTCCTACAACTATTAAAAGAATTATTAGAGCAAAAAGAAACCAGTTTGATGCTATGGAGTGGGCCGACAAATCCCTTTTCAAACTGATACCAGTAACAGGTCCTTCTATAAAATTACAATTG ATGTTCCACAAGGCTCTAGTGAGAAGGGCTTTGTTCCAAGCTTTAATGTCAAAAACTCTCAGGCCTCCTTCATCTTTAAGGAGGCAGACCTCCTTCCAAGCCACAAAGGGCCTCTTCTTTCCACCCCACATAAATGCTTTACAAA ATAGAGCAGATAAAGCCAATGATGAATTGATAGACCTACAGCAACTTTTGCATGACAATCATTCTAATACTGATATTCAGAAGAGAATGGTTGAGAAGCAGAAGGAGGCTTACAGACTTGGAGAAGCAAACATAATTTTTCTTGCTCAATTAGCTAAGGGAAAGTACTTAAAAGAAAGTGACAAGAGTATGTCTTTCTTTCATGCTTTTATGAGAAGGCACACCAGTAGGAATCATATATTAGTTGTTATGAAGAACAATGGAGAACAAACAAACTCCCAAATGCAG